A genomic window from Lentibacter algarum includes:
- a CDS encoding DUF6476 family protein, with protein MSETPEGLEENEVDPSLVRYLKLLVTTLAGVMIVGLVAVIALLVIRLNADVPPLPARMTLPEGTKAQAFTQGENWFAVVTTDERILIFARDGETVLQEVQISTGE; from the coding sequence ATGAGTGAAACCCCCGAAGGTCTTGAAGAAAACGAAGTTGACCCGAGCCTCGTGCGCTACCTCAAACTTCTGGTAACAACCCTTGCTGGGGTAATGATTGTCGGGCTTGTAGCGGTCATTGCCCTGCTTGTCATCCGCTTGAATGCTGATGTTCCGCCCTTGCCTGCGCGGATGACCCTCCCCGAAGGCACAAAAGCACAAGCCTTTACCCAAGGCGAAAACTGGTTTGCCGTCGTCACAACAGACGAGCGCATTCTCATCTTCGCCCGCGATGGCGAGACGGTTCTCCAAGAAGTTCAAATTTCAACTGGGGAGTGA
- a CDS encoding DUF6324 family protein — translation MGINTERDIEANLQIGPTDQGMVRIFIEADGVEIPMDFTSEEAEEIAEEILAAAKAVKG, via the coding sequence ATGGGCATCAACACCGAACGCGACATTGAAGCCAACCTGCAAATCGGTCCAACCGATCAAGGCATGGTGCGTATCTTTATTGAGGCAGATGGCGTGGAAATTCCAATGGATTTCACCTCGGAAGAAGCCGAAGAAATCGCCGAAGAAATCCTCGCAGCAGCCAAAGCTGTCAAAGGCTAG
- a CDS encoding electron transfer flavoprotein-ubiquinone oxidoreductase: MSEVVRETMEYDVVIVGAGPAGLSAAIRLKQLDADLQVVVLEKGSEVGAHILSGAVLDPCGLDALIPDWKEKGAPLNVPVKEDNFYMLGEAGEIRIPNFPMPPLMNNHGNYIVSMGNVTRWMAEQAEALGVEIFPGMACSELVYEGERLKGVVAGVFGLEADGSLGPNSEPGMELHGKYVFLSEGVRGSLSKEVIEKYNLAEGHEPQKFGLGMKEIWEIDPEKHKEGSVTHTMGWPLNGNAGGGSFIYHLENNQVYVGFVVHLNYKNPHLYPYMEFQRFKHHPMVAELLKGGKRVAYGARAISEGGYQSMPKMVAPGVALLGCSVGMVNVPRIKGNHNAMLSGMAAAEAAHEAIKAGREGDELTAYETEVRKGAIGKDLKKVRNVKPMWSKWGLLPSLVLGGLDMWTNTFGFSLFGTLKHGKNDADSTEPAAAHKEISYPKPDGTLSFDRLTNVSFSMTNHEESQPAHLHLKDASLPISVNLPKYAEPAQRYCPAGVYEIVEKEGEQQFVINFQNCVHCKTCDIKDPSQNINWTTPQGGDGPNYPNM, encoded by the coding sequence ATGTCCGAAGTTGTCCGCGAGACCATGGAGTATGATGTCGTTATCGTTGGTGCGGGGCCTGCGGGCCTTTCGGCGGCGATCCGTCTCAAGCAGCTGGATGCTGACTTGCAGGTTGTGGTTCTGGAAAAGGGCTCAGAAGTGGGCGCGCATATCCTGTCTGGTGCGGTGCTTGACCCCTGCGGGCTTGATGCGCTGATCCCTGATTGGAAGGAAAAAGGCGCGCCGCTGAATGTGCCTGTGAAGGAAGACAACTTTTACATGCTGGGTGAAGCGGGCGAAATCCGTATTCCCAACTTCCCAATGCCACCGCTTATGAACAACCACGGCAATTACATTGTTTCGATGGGCAATGTGACTCGCTGGATGGCGGAGCAGGCCGAGGCGCTGGGTGTCGAAATTTTCCCAGGTATGGCTTGTTCGGAGCTTGTCTATGAGGGCGAGCGCCTCAAGGGTGTTGTGGCTGGTGTCTTTGGGCTTGAGGCTGATGGCAGCCTTGGACCGAACAGCGAGCCCGGCATGGAGCTTCACGGCAAATATGTTTTCCTCTCAGAGGGTGTGCGCGGGAGCCTCTCAAAAGAGGTGATCGAAAAGTACAATCTGGCCGAGGGCCACGAGCCGCAAAAGTTTGGGCTTGGGATGAAAGAGATTTGGGAGATCGACCCCGAAAAGCACAAAGAAGGCAGCGTGACCCACACAATGGGCTGGCCTCTAAATGGCAATGCGGGCGGTGGCTCATTTATCTATCACCTTGAGAACAATCAGGTTTATGTCGGATTTGTGGTTCACTTGAACTACAAGAACCCGCATCTCTACCCTTACATGGAGTTCCAGCGCTTTAAGCATCACCCGATGGTTGCCGAGCTTTTGAAGGGCGGCAAGCGTGTGGCGTATGGTGCACGGGCGATTTCTGAGGGCGGCTATCAGTCGATGCCGAAGATGGTTGCGCCTGGTGTGGCGCTTCTGGGCTGCTCTGTTGGTATGGTCAACGTGCCGCGCATCAAGGGCAACCACAATGCGATGCTCTCGGGCATGGCGGCAGCGGAAGCTGCGCATGAGGCAATCAAAGCTGGTCGCGAAGGCGACGAGCTGACGGCCTATGAAACGGAAGTACGCAAAGGCGCGATCGGTAAAGACCTGAAGAAAGTGCGCAATGTGAAACCGATGTGGTCCAAGTGGGGCTTGCTGCCATCGCTTGTGCTCGGCGGCTTGGACATGTGGACCAACACCTTCGGTTTCTCGCTCTTTGGAACGCTTAAGCACGGCAAGAACGACGCGGACAGCACAGAGCCTGCGGCGGCGCATAAAGAGATCAGCTATCCCAAACCTGACGGGACGCTGAGCTTTGACCGCCTCACCAACGTGAGCTTCTCTATGACCAATCACGAAGAGAGCCAGCCCGCGCACCTTCACCTGAAGGATGCATCGCTGCCGATTTCTGTGAACCTGCCTAAATATGCGGAGCCTGCGCAGCGCTACTGCCCGGCGGGTGTTTACGAGATTGTGGAGAAAGAGGGCGAGCAGCAGTTTGTTATCAATTTCCAGAACTGTGTCCACTGCAAGACTTGTGATATCAAAGATCCGAGCCAGAACATCAACTGGACCACGCCACAGGGCGGGGACGGGCCGAACTATCCAAATATGTGA
- a CDS encoding GNAT family N-acetyltransferase, translating into MENIVIRAFEPSDSAWLVAQHGRLYAQDEGFDESFEALVGDILNAFVAQHDPSCEQGWIAQAGDERLGSIFCVRLSEHRAKLRLFLLVPEARGQGLGRRLLRTCMIYAKQKGYSSMQLWTHESHKAACALYAKLGWSLVSSKPVHSFGVELVEQSWEIEL; encoded by the coding sequence ATGGAGAATATTGTGATAAGGGCGTTTGAGCCAAGTGATAGCGCGTGGTTGGTTGCGCAGCATGGCCGCCTCTATGCGCAAGACGAAGGCTTTGACGAAAGCTTTGAAGCGCTTGTTGGAGATATTTTGAACGCGTTTGTGGCACAGCACGACCCAAGCTGTGAGCAAGGCTGGATTGCGCAGGCGGGGGACGAAAGGCTCGGCTCGATCTTTTGTGTGCGCTTGAGTGAGCACAGAGCCAAGCTCAGATTGTTTTTGCTTGTGCCTGAAGCGCGTGGTCAAGGGCTTGGACGACGCTTGCTGAGGACCTGCATGATCTACGCCAAACAAAAGGGCTACAGCAGTATGCAGCTTTGGACGCATGAGAGCCACAAGGCTGCCTGTGCGCTTTACGCAAAGTTGGGGTGGTCGCTTGTCTCTTCAAAACCTGTTCATAGCTTTGGTGTGGAGCTTGTTGAACAAAGCTGGGAAATTGAGCTTTAA
- a CDS encoding PepSY domain-containing protein, giving the protein MIRKFILPAVLMSALAAPAFASDYGSSGSVELNEANRAKINSMLTEQGYEVAKIKLEDGKYEAYARKDGERYEIYLDAGFKIMKIERDD; this is encoded by the coding sequence ATGATCCGTAAGTTTATCCTCCCCGCTGTTTTGATGAGCGCTTTGGCGGCGCCTGCTTTTGCGAGCGACTATGGCTCGAGCGGCTCCGTGGAGCTGAATGAAGCGAACCGCGCCAAAATCAACTCGATGCTGACTGAGCAGGGCTATGAAGTGGCCAAGATCAAGCTCGAGGATGGCAAATATGAAGCCTATGCGCGCAAGGACGGCGAACGCTATGAGATCTATCTTGATGCTGGCTTCAAGATCATGAAAATCGAGCGCGACGATTGA
- a CDS encoding cytochrome b/b6 domain-containing protein, with amino-acid sequence MKRIFVWDIAVRSFHWLLVIAFAANALVIDDDSKLHNQVGYVVLTLVLLRIVWGFVGRGYARFASFPPSVDGVKEQLTDIATQRRHAHVGHSALGALMIYNLILSLLVLCLSGYLMTTDMFWGTEWTEELHELAAIWTEASVVMHILAVIFESKRTGVNLPRSMVSGYKDMPEG; translated from the coding sequence ATGAAACGCATATTTGTTTGGGACATTGCAGTGCGCAGCTTTCATTGGCTGCTTGTAATCGCTTTTGCGGCCAATGCGCTTGTCATTGACGATGACAGCAAGCTGCACAATCAGGTCGGTTATGTTGTTTTGACGCTGGTGCTTTTGCGCATTGTCTGGGGCTTTGTCGGCCGTGGCTATGCGCGGTTTGCGAGCTTTCCCCCGAGTGTGGACGGGGTCAAGGAACAGCTGACCGATATTGCCACCCAACGCCGTCATGCACATGTTGGACATTCAGCCCTTGGGGCTTTGATGATCTATAATCTCATCCTATCGCTTCTGGTTTTGTGTCTGTCAGGCTATCTGATGACCACGGATATGTTCTGGGGCACGGAGTGGACGGAAGAGCTGCATGAGCTTGCTGCGATCTGGACGGAGGCCTCAGTGGTCATGCATATTCTTGCCGTGATCTTTGAAAGCAAACGCACGGGTGTGAACCTGCCACGCTCAATGGTCAGCGGGTATAAGGACATGCCAGAGGGTTAA
- the purD gene encoding phosphoribosylamine--glycine ligase, giving the protein MNILILGSGGREHALAWATAQNPKCDKLFVAPGNAGIAELATCVALDINDGAAVVTFAEKEAIDFVIIGPEAPLAAGVSDTLRTAGILTFGPSAAAAQLEASKAFTKEICDASGAPTAGYAHFTEHGPARAYVQAQGAPIVIKADGLAAGKGVVVAMTLEEALEAVDDMFGGSLGTAGAEVVIEEFMEGEEASFFVLCDGEEALPLGTAQDHKRVGEGDTGPNTGGMGAYSPAPVMTDEIIAKTMEEIVRPTLREMARRGTPYQGVLFVGLMIKDGAPRLVEYNARFGDPECQVLMMRLGAQAFDHIQAAAEGRLNEAKVHWADDHALTVVMAAKGYPAAYEKGTVIRGLEALPQSSSQMVFHAGTARSAETVTAVGGRVLAVTARADTLEEAHRLAYDMTRQIDWPEGFFRSDIGWRALK; this is encoded by the coding sequence ATGAACATCCTTATTCTTGGGAGCGGAGGCCGTGAACATGCCCTCGCGTGGGCTACGGCGCAAAACCCGAAGTGTGACAAACTCTTCGTCGCCCCCGGCAATGCAGGAATAGCCGAGCTGGCTACATGTGTTGCGCTCGATATCAATGATGGCGCAGCCGTCGTCACTTTCGCTGAAAAAGAGGCGATCGACTTCGTGATCATCGGCCCAGAAGCCCCCCTCGCGGCGGGGGTCTCCGATACGCTGCGTACAGCAGGCATCCTGACCTTTGGACCAAGCGCAGCGGCTGCCCAGCTTGAAGCCTCCAAAGCCTTCACCAAAGAGATTTGCGATGCCTCGGGTGCGCCCACAGCGGGCTATGCCCACTTCACCGAACATGGCCCCGCACGCGCTTATGTGCAGGCACAGGGTGCACCGATTGTCATCAAGGCCGATGGCCTCGCCGCAGGCAAAGGCGTTGTGGTCGCCATGACCCTTGAGGAAGCACTTGAGGCTGTTGATGATATGTTCGGCGGCAGTCTTGGTACAGCCGGTGCGGAAGTGGTGATTGAGGAGTTCATGGAAGGCGAGGAGGCTAGCTTCTTTGTACTCTGTGATGGCGAAGAGGCCCTCCCGCTCGGCACAGCCCAAGACCACAAACGCGTGGGCGAAGGCGACACAGGACCAAACACAGGCGGTATGGGCGCCTACTCCCCTGCCCCCGTGATGACCGATGAGATCATCGCCAAGACAATGGAAGAAATTGTGCGCCCGACCCTGCGCGAGATGGCGCGTCGTGGCACGCCGTACCAAGGCGTCTTGTTCGTCGGCCTCATGATCAAAGACGGAGCCCCGCGCCTTGTCGAGTATAACGCTCGCTTCGGTGACCCTGAATGTCAGGTCCTCATGATGCGGCTCGGCGCGCAGGCCTTTGATCACATCCAAGCCGCTGCTGAAGGTCGCCTCAACGAGGCAAAAGTCCACTGGGCAGACGATCACGCCCTCACAGTGGTTATGGCCGCAAAGGGCTACCCCGCAGCCTACGAAAAAGGTACGGTGATCAGAGGCTTGGAGGCATTGCCACAGTCGAGTTCACAGATGGTATTCCACGCAGGTACAGCACGCTCGGCAGAGACCGTCACTGCTGTTGGTGGGCGCGTGCTCGCAGTCACGGCACGGGCAGACACTTTGGAAGAAGCGCATCGACTTGCCTACGACATGACCCGCCAGATCGACTGGCCAGAAGGGTTCTTTCGGTCCGATATCGGCTGGCGTGCTTTAAAATAG
- a CDS encoding LuxR family transcriptional regulator, whose amino-acid sequence MMPWYKEFQVPLGLFGLIVVQFFCAVFFIGDVVADYRAMGGFTGGVHFWFEVLAALSLLVTIAFEAGLLMRMLRRAAHLQGRLAVTKLAVYEVIEAEFEAWKLSPAEADVASFLVKGFGIAEIATLRGSAEGTVKAHLNAIYRKSGAHSRGDVLSLLIDRLLDEQTN is encoded by the coding sequence ATGATGCCATGGTATAAAGAGTTTCAAGTTCCCCTCGGGCTGTTCGGGCTGATTGTTGTGCAGTTCTTTTGCGCCGTGTTTTTTATCGGCGATGTCGTGGCTGATTACCGCGCAATGGGCGGGTTTACTGGTGGGGTTCACTTCTGGTTTGAGGTGCTGGCTGCGTTAAGCCTGTTGGTCACGATCGCTTTTGAGGCCGGACTGTTAATGCGGATGTTGCGCCGTGCGGCGCATCTTCAGGGGCGGCTCGCTGTGACGAAGTTGGCTGTCTATGAGGTGATTGAGGCAGAGTTTGAGGCTTGGAAGCTTTCGCCTGCGGAAGCTGATGTTGCGAGTTTTCTGGTCAAAGGATTTGGCATTGCAGAGATTGCGACGCTGCGGGGTTCGGCGGAGGGCACTGTGAAGGCGCATCTCAACGCGATCTATCGAAAGTCGGGTGCGCACAGCCGAGGGGATGTTTTGAGCCTTTTGATTGATCGGCTTCTTGACGAACAGACCAATTGA
- the rpoH gene encoding RNA polymerase sigma factor RpoH, which yields MSNYKNLPAPTPEGGLNRYMQEIRKFPLLEPEEEYMLAKAWVEQEDTQAAHRMVTSHLRLAAKIAMGYRGYGLPQAEVISEANVGLMQAVKRFDPEKGFRLATYAMWWIRASIQEYILRSWSLVKLGTTSAQKKLFFNLRKAKARIGALEEGDMRPENVQRIATDLGVTEAEVISMNRRLSGGDASLNATVGSEGEGTMQWQDWLEDEDADQAGDYEARDELSARRELLAEAMDVLNEREKDILTQRRLSEESITLEDLSSQYDVSRERIRQIEVRAFEKLQKRMRDLAKDRGMLASA from the coding sequence ATGAGTAACTACAAGAATTTACCGGCTCCAACGCCAGAGGGCGGATTGAACCGCTATATGCAAGAAATCCGTAAGTTCCCTTTGCTTGAGCCTGAAGAGGAATACATGCTCGCTAAGGCGTGGGTTGAGCAAGAAGACACGCAGGCGGCGCACCGTATGGTGACCTCGCATTTGCGGCTCGCGGCTAAAATTGCCATGGGTTATCGCGGCTATGGTTTGCCGCAAGCCGAAGTGATTTCGGAGGCAAACGTGGGTCTGATGCAGGCCGTGAAGCGCTTTGATCCGGAAAAAGGATTTCGGCTTGCGACCTACGCGATGTGGTGGATCCGAGCGAGTATTCAGGAGTATATCTTACGCTCGTGGAGTCTTGTGAAGCTCGGCACGACATCTGCGCAAAAGAAGCTCTTCTTCAACCTGCGCAAAGCCAAAGCCCGTATCGGCGCTTTGGAAGAAGGCGATATGCGCCCTGAAAACGTGCAACGCATTGCGACGGACCTTGGCGTGACCGAGGCGGAGGTTATTTCAATGAACCGCCGTTTGTCGGGCGGAGACGCCTCTCTCAATGCCACGGTTGGCTCCGAGGGCGAAGGAACAATGCAATGGCAGGACTGGCTTGAAGACGAAGATGCGGACCAGGCGGGTGATTATGAAGCCCGTGATGAGTTGTCCGCGCGGCGTGAGCTGCTGGCTGAGGCCATGGATGTGTTGAACGAACGCGAGAAAGATATTCTCACGCAGCGGCGCCTCAGCGAAGAGTCGATTACGCTTGAAGACCTTTCCAGCCAATATGACGTCAGCCGTGAACGCATCCGTCAGATCGAAGTGCGCGCGTTTGAAAAGCTACAAAAGCGTATGCGCGATTTGGCAAAGGATCGCGGGATGCTGGCGAGCGCTTGA
- a CDS encoding tetratricopeptide repeat protein produces the protein MMKHWKRLCLATVLSGAVSLPMPVLANSFSGAYLAARQAQYVNDYETAARYFTIALTRDPSNLEIMDELILAQVALGEFERAGIVARKLEADGHKSQIGQMALAALEGAAGDYAALIKRADEGRLMGELVDGLLKAWALVGKGDMTSALAEFGKIADGNGTRAFGLYHKALALAHVGDLEGADALFGSSQPGTIMQTRRGVLAHVQILSQLGRTSDAAEMLKARFGETQDPEIVQMRTRLEAGETLQFDLITSPQDGLAEVNFTIAGALAAEPRGTDTLLFARVAQHLRPEMVDASLLLAQLLEDQGQLDAAVAAYRSVPSDHPAFHVAEMGRAEALRAADKMDAALEVMEKLSVSHANLPVVHSAMGDLLRGADRFEDAEKAYDRSLALWEGRENTDWRTLYTRGIVHERLDNWDKAEADFRAALAISPGEPNVLNYLGYSLVEQHRKLDEALEMIEQAVAARPQSGYIIDSLGWALFRLGRYEEAVPHMERAAELMSIDPVINDHLGDVYWAVGRKLEAEFQWKRALSFIEYGEVSQDADPDRIRRKLDVGLDQVLADEGAKPLELVNDDS, from the coding sequence ATGATGAAACATTGGAAACGGCTCTGTCTAGCCACGGTGTTGAGCGGGGCTGTGAGCCTTCCGATGCCTGTTTTGGCAAATAGTTTCTCGGGCGCATATTTGGCGGCGCGGCAAGCGCAATATGTCAACGATTATGAGACGGCGGCGCGGTATTTCACGATTGCGTTGACGCGCGACCCTAGCAACCTTGAGATCATGGATGAGTTGATCCTTGCGCAAGTGGCGCTGGGAGAGTTTGAACGTGCAGGTATTGTTGCGCGCAAGCTGGAGGCGGACGGCCACAAGAGCCAGATCGGACAGATGGCGCTTGCGGCCCTTGAAGGCGCGGCGGGTGATTATGCTGCGCTGATCAAGCGTGCCGATGAGGGGCGGTTGATGGGCGAGCTTGTCGACGGGCTTCTTAAGGCTTGGGCGCTTGTGGGCAAGGGCGATATGACATCGGCTTTGGCCGAGTTTGGCAAAATCGCGGATGGTAACGGAACGCGGGCCTTTGGGCTCTACCACAAGGCGCTGGCTCTGGCGCATGTCGGCGATCTTGAGGGCGCGGACGCTTTGTTTGGGTCATCTCAACCGGGCACCATCATGCAGACGCGGCGCGGCGTTCTTGCACATGTGCAAATCCTGAGCCAGCTTGGGCGCACCAGCGATGCCGCAGAAATGCTCAAGGCGCGCTTCGGCGAGACGCAAGACCCAGAGATTGTTCAGATGCGCACGCGACTGGAAGCAGGAGAAACGCTTCAGTTCGATTTGATCACATCGCCGCAAGATGGGCTGGCTGAAGTGAATTTTACGATTGCCGGCGCGCTGGCCGCTGAGCCGCGTGGAACGGACACGCTTTTGTTTGCGCGGGTGGCGCAGCATTTGCGCCCAGAAATGGTCGATGCGAGCTTGCTTTTGGCGCAGTTGCTTGAGGATCAAGGGCAGCTTGATGCCGCAGTGGCGGCCTACCGTTCTGTTCCAAGTGATCATCCAGCCTTTCATGTGGCCGAGATGGGCCGCGCGGAAGCTTTGCGCGCGGCAGACAAGATGGACGCGGCGCTTGAGGTGATGGAAAAACTCTCGGTCAGCCACGCAAACCTACCTGTTGTGCATAGCGCTATGGGCGATCTCTTGCGCGGTGCGGACCGCTTTGAGGATGCCGAGAAGGCATATGACCGTTCGCTTGCGCTGTGGGAAGGGCGCGAGAATACCGATTGGCGTACGCTCTACACCCGTGGCATTGTGCATGAGCGGCTCGATAATTGGGATAAGGCCGAAGCCGATTTTCGCGCGGCGCTTGCAATCAGCCCTGGCGAGCCGAATGTCTTGAACTATCTTGGGTATTCTCTTGTCGAGCAGCACAGAAAGCTTGATGAGGCGCTTGAGATGATTGAACAGGCCGTGGCAGCACGCCCGCAGAGCGGCTATATCATCGACAGTCTCGGCTGGGCACTCTTCCGTCTGGGCCGATATGAGGAGGCTGTGCCGCATATGGAGCGGGCAGCGGAGTTGATGTCGATTGATCCTGTGATCAACGACCATCTGGGCGATGTGTACTGGGCCGTTGGGCGCAAGCTTGAAGCAGAGTTTCAGTGGAAGCGCGCGTTGTCATTTATCGAATATGGTGAAGTCAGTCAGGATGCAGACCCAGACCGTATCCGCCGTAAGCTTGATGTCGGCTTGGACCAAGTGCTGGCTGACGAAGGTGCCAAACCACTTGAGCTTGTGAATGACGACAGCTGA
- a CDS encoding RluA family pseudouridine synthase: MADASLEFRILEDPPARLDKALSRDVPEAASLSRTRLARLMEEGAVRINGTVAENPKAKVAEGDLVQIVLAAATESHILPQEIALEIVYEDDALIVINKPSGMVVHPAPGTPDGTLVNALMHHCGASLSGVGGVARPGIVHRIDKDTSGLLVVAKSDVAHHGLAAQFEKHTVERHYRALVYGIPDASDPRLRGTKGVSFEQGGVMKIQTQLARHKHDRQRQAVFFDGGRHAVTRARVVASFGTPECLSLVDCWLETGRTHQIRVHMAHAGHGLVGDPVYGGRRKLSEKAFGAGAVAAVKGFDRQALHAASLGFEHPVSGEMLRFEAELPEDMAALIQAVEGEA; the protein is encoded by the coding sequence ATGGCAGATGCCTCGCTAGAATTTAGGATCCTTGAGGATCCGCCTGCACGCCTTGATAAGGCGCTTTCGCGCGATGTGCCAGAGGCGGCTTCCTTAAGCCGTACGCGGCTGGCACGGCTGATGGAAGAGGGGGCAGTGCGCATTAATGGTACGGTGGCCGAGAACCCGAAGGCCAAGGTTGCTGAGGGTGATTTGGTACAGATTGTGCTGGCAGCCGCGACCGAGAGCCACATCTTGCCGCAAGAGATAGCGCTTGAGATTGTCTATGAAGACGACGCGCTTATTGTCATTAATAAGCCTTCGGGCATGGTTGTACATCCCGCGCCAGGCACGCCTGACGGCACGCTTGTAAATGCTCTGATGCATCACTGCGGGGCGTCGTTGAGTGGCGTTGGCGGAGTCGCACGGCCGGGGATCGTGCACCGAATCGATAAAGACACGAGCGGGCTTCTTGTTGTGGCAAAATCGGATGTCGCGCACCACGGGCTTGCAGCGCAGTTTGAGAAACACACCGTCGAGCGGCATTATCGCGCGCTTGTTTATGGGATTCCTGATGCTTCTGATCCGCGCTTGCGGGGCACAAAGGGTGTGAGCTTTGAACAGGGGGGTGTGATGAAAATCCAGACCCAGCTCGCGCGTCATAAGCACGACCGCCAGCGGCAGGCTGTTTTCTTTGATGGGGGGCGCCACGCTGTGACACGAGCGCGTGTCGTTGCAAGCTTTGGCACACCTGAATGTCTTTCGCTTGTGGATTGCTGGCTTGAGACGGGGCGGACGCATCAGATTCGTGTGCATATGGCTCATGCGGGGCACGGGCTTGTCGGCGACCCTGTTTATGGCGGGCGCCGCAAGCTGAGCGAGAAGGCGTTTGGCGCTGGGGCGGTTGCTGCTGTGAAAGGCTTTGATCGTCAGGCGCTTCATGCTGCGAGCCTTGGCTTTGAGCACCCTGTTAGCGGAGAGATGCTGCGCTTTGAGGCGGAGTTGCCAGAGGATATGGCCGCGCTCATTCAGGCCGTTGAGGGAGAAGCCTGA
- a CDS encoding 4-(cytidine 5'-diphospho)-2-C-methyl-D-erythritol kinase produces MTTAERAEAFAPAKVNLALHVTGQRADGYHLLDSLVMFANLGDRVSACLADQLRLSVTGPLAEGVPTGPENLVLKAAVWAGQSADFELEKNLPAAAGIGGGSSDAAAALRVLEALTGQPADVGRLAELGADVPVCYFGRACRMAGVGEQIEAVDLPRVAAVLANPRVEVETPHVFGKLAAKNNAPLPELPPLGSASDLIAFLREQTRNDLEPPALALAPVIGEVLDRLWGLEGARLARMSGSGATCFALFDEIGAAETAAAALSAQRPDWWVSAVWLS; encoded by the coding sequence ATGACGACAGCTGAACGGGCCGAGGCCTTTGCGCCAGCCAAAGTGAACCTAGCGTTGCATGTGACAGGGCAACGGGCTGATGGGTATCATCTGCTCGATAGCTTGGTGATGTTTGCGAATTTGGGCGACCGCGTGAGTGCCTGCTTGGCGGATCAGCTCCGTTTGAGCGTGACGGGGCCCTTGGCGGAAGGTGTGCCGACGGGGCCTGAAAACCTTGTCCTGAAAGCCGCTGTATGGGCGGGGCAGAGTGCGGACTTTGAGCTTGAAAAAAACCTGCCAGCCGCCGCAGGGATTGGCGGTGGATCGTCTGATGCGGCGGCGGCGTTGCGCGTGCTTGAAGCGCTGACAGGGCAACCAGCAGACGTGGGGCGGCTTGCTGAGCTCGGCGCGGATGTGCCTGTCTGCTATTTTGGCCGTGCATGTCGGATGGCGGGCGTTGGAGAGCAAATTGAGGCCGTGGATTTGCCGCGCGTGGCAGCTGTTTTGGCCAATCCGCGCGTTGAAGTGGAAACACCTCATGTCTTTGGTAAGTTGGCCGCAAAGAACAATGCGCCGTTGCCAGAGCTGCCACCGCTGGGGAGCGCTTCAGATTTGATTGCATTTTTGCGAGAGCAGACCCGCAATGACCTTGAGCCGCCTGCGCTGGCGCTTGCGCCTGTGATTGGTGAGGTGCTTGATCGGCTCTGGGGGCTGGAGGGAGCAAGGCTGGCGCGGATGTCTGGTTCAGGTGCAACATGTTTTGCGCTGTTTGATGAGATTGGCGCGGCTGAAACGGCTGCGGCAGCACTGTCTGCACAGCGACCCGACTGGTGGGTGAGCGCGGTTTGGCTCAGTTGA
- a CDS encoding MmcB family DNA repair protein has translation MNNLSLKLQAGQLLARGVCRHLLTHNFTSLEEFTPERGTRVDVMAIGPKGEIWVIECKSGREDFRSDHKWRGYLEWCDRFFWAVDDMFPLELLPEDTGLIIADSYGAEVVRMGPEAKLAGARRKKITLKFARDVALRHHRMRDPLI, from the coding sequence ATGAATAATCTGAGCCTAAAATTACAAGCGGGTCAGCTTTTGGCGCGCGGAGTGTGCCGTCATCTGCTCACTCATAACTTTACATCTTTGGAAGAGTTTACCCCTGAGCGGGGTACGCGAGTTGATGTGATGGCGATTGGTCCGAAGGGTGAGATTTGGGTGATTGAGTGCAAATCAGGCCGTGAAGATTTCAGAAGCGATCACAAGTGGCGGGGCTATCTTGAGTGGTGTGACCGCTTTTTTTGGGCCGTGGATGACATGTTTCCGCTCGAGCTTTTGCCAGAAGATACGGGGCTGATTATCGCAGACAGCTATGGCGCAGAAGTTGTGCGCATGGGGCCAGAGGCCAAGCTTGCTGGCGCGCGACGTAAGAAAATCACGCTCAAGTTTGCCCGTGACGTGGCTCTGCGCCATCATCGTATGCGTGATCCGCTGATCTAG